The following proteins are co-located in the Blastopirellula marina genome:
- a CDS encoding DUF2905 domain-containing protein, with translation MSHPAWLLIIAGLLITGVGVVWLLGPSIPWLGKLPGDISAKGDNFRFYFPLATCIVLSVLLSGVMWLVRFFSR, from the coding sequence ATGTCCCATCCTGCCTGGCTTTTAATTATCGCTGGTCTGCTAATCACCGGAGTTGGCGTGGTGTGGCTGCTGGGTCCATCGATTCCGTGGCTCGGGAAGTTACCGGGGGATATCAGCGCTAAGGGGGACAACTTTCGTTTTTACTTCCCGTTGGCGACCTGCATTGTCCTGAGCGTTTTGCTAAGTGGCGTCATGTGGTTGGTTCGGTTCTTTTCGAGGTAG